In Streptomyces violaceusniger Tu 4113, one DNA window encodes the following:
- a CDS encoding N-acyl homoserine lactonase family protein: protein MTTTKWVIDAVKLGELRDVPTEEVYLQDRSRRAVSMPLVMFVLRSGDRTVVVDTGGPAEEEQIRRMIPFGYAVGEEERLENALARLGVRADDVDLVVNTHLHWDHCSNNNAFRNAEILVQRAELGYATAPCPAHLRAYGIHGDSEPPFARCLERVRALDGGSEIASGLGVLPLPRHSPGSQGVRVDTGEGTFVIMGNCVDTLDNWANGGADLPLPSGRFTDLPAFYASLAHLKGTGWTPLPSHDHTVVEQATFGC from the coding sequence ATGACGACGACGAAGTGGGTCATCGATGCCGTGAAGCTCGGCGAGCTCCGCGACGTCCCCACCGAAGAGGTCTACCTCCAGGATCGTTCCCGACGGGCCGTCAGCATGCCGCTGGTGATGTTCGTGCTGAGGTCGGGCGACCGGACCGTCGTCGTGGACACCGGCGGCCCGGCGGAGGAGGAACAGATCCGCCGCATGATCCCCTTCGGGTACGCGGTGGGGGAGGAGGAGCGCCTGGAGAACGCGCTCGCCCGCTTGGGGGTGCGCGCCGACGACGTCGACCTCGTTGTCAATACGCATCTGCACTGGGACCACTGCTCGAACAACAACGCGTTCCGCAACGCCGAGATCCTCGTCCAGCGCGCCGAGCTGGGCTACGCCACGGCGCCGTGCCCGGCACATCTGCGGGCGTACGGGATCCACGGCGACTCGGAACCGCCGTTCGCCCGGTGCCTGGAGCGGGTCCGCGCCCTCGACGGCGGGAGCGAGATCGCGTCCGGGTTGGGGGTCCTGCCGCTGCCAAGGCACTCGCCCGGGTCACAGGGCGTCCGCGTCGACACCGGCGAGGGGACCTTCGTCATCATGGGTAACTGCGTCGACACCCTCGACAACTGGGCCAACGGAGGTGCCGACCTGCCGCTGCCGTCCGGCCGGTTCACGGACCTCCCCGCCTTCTACGCCAGCCTCGCCCACCTCAAGGGCACCGGCTGGACGCCGCTGCCCAGCCACGACCACACGGTGGTCGAGCAGGCGACCTTCGGCTGCTGA
- a CDS encoding TetR/AcrR family transcriptional regulator produces the protein MGSGTRRAHGKKRDSDATRAALLSAARDLFGRHGYDTVTLRHVGERAGVDASLIARYFGNKAALYLSAVAEDSREVTVSAETLDLGAFTAQALHRADDRGAPGPLVQALLYQSNAPEVRTAAADEIRTRLISPLASRLEAEGADDPVGRAEVLISCLIGVIALRSSALFEGLSAMRPEAIGAILEAAAQTPTERAQRTSGSAPEEA, from the coding sequence ATGGGCTCCGGGACGCGACGGGCGCATGGCAAGAAGCGCGACTCCGACGCCACACGGGCCGCGTTGCTCAGCGCCGCCCGCGACCTGTTCGGCCGCCACGGGTACGACACGGTGACCCTTCGGCACGTGGGGGAACGCGCCGGCGTGGACGCCTCCCTGATCGCACGGTACTTCGGCAACAAGGCCGCCTTGTACCTGTCGGCGGTGGCCGAGGACAGCCGTGAGGTGACCGTATCCGCCGAAACACTCGACCTGGGAGCGTTCACCGCGCAGGCGCTGCACCGGGCCGACGACAGAGGGGCGCCAGGCCCGCTCGTCCAGGCTCTCCTCTACCAGAGCAACGCCCCGGAGGTACGCACTGCCGCGGCGGACGAGATCCGCACCCGCCTGATCTCCCCGCTCGCCAGCCGGCTGGAGGCCGAAGGCGCCGACGACCCGGTCGGCCGGGCCGAGGTCCTCATCTCCTGCCTGATCGGCGTCATCGCACTGCGGTCGAGCGCCCTCTTCGAGGGCCTGTCGGCGATGCGTCCCGAGGCGATCGGCGCCATCCTCGAAGCCGCCGCACAGACACCCACCGAGCGGGCACAGCGTACGTCCGGTTCCGCCCCCGAGGAGGCGTAG